ACCAAAATTGATTTGATGAGACATTATAGGATGTTTTAAGGAAGGAGATAACACAGTTATCCTATTCGAGATAGGATATCTTGTCCCAGTGTGAATGTGCCATGAATTACCTTAACAGATAACAAATAACACATAAGAACTATGGTTCAAAATGGAGAAATGAGAGTCAAATAAGTATGGCAATAAAATAATCTTAGAAATCAACTGGGAATAtagaaaactatatatatatatatatatatatatgaaatagggCCTCTTTCTTAAGCCAGCACCTAGAAAGTACGTAAGAGCTAGCGTGTATGGAAAAAATAACTTGTTGGAGGATGGGAGAAAGGGGGCAGTGAACTTAACATCTTTCATTCAaagttgattttgaaaaatacaaaagtggAAATGTAAGACAAAAAACATTGCCGCTCCAGTTTGCTGACAGAGCATTTCTCAACAACAGTAATTACAAAAATGTTGATTTAAGGCATTTGTAAAGAAGCACAATGGTTGTAACTTCATCTATTTTGGGCACCGAGGGtgtagagggagaaaaaaatctaataatactTACCAAAAAAATCCCCTTAATAAACAACTAAAAGTAATTGTTTCAGAGACACAGCAAAATCAAGTACTCTAAATGACTTGCATTTTTCTGCTCTTGTAGTCCAAATTTTATAACCTTAGTCAAGGAATAATCTTTGCTGTTAGAGTTTCCTAAACACAAAGTGCAGGTAGTCCAttggactttttattttatttttttatttatacaacTGTCAAATTTATTATAGAAGAATTCTTACCTTTTTTCTGAGTAAGACTCTTTTAGGGAACAATAAATACAATGTCAGGAAGGAGCAGTCTCTGTCCTTTGAACCTATTTAGTAAGCAGGTAATTTTACTGTTTACAAActcccatttttaaaagcaagcacaagtgtttatttttttttctaattaagaggttatatattttctatattctcttattttaaagataatgtcTTCTAAATTTTATCAGTTCGATTATCTTTTTATGatctttttcatttgattttcatgTAGGTGTTAAATTATTTGTGCAGCAGTATTTCCATTAGTAGACTACTAACAACAGTAGGTAGAAGCATTTTTACTAACTTGTGCTACTATATTTAGACATGATGTAAAGTTTGTCTTCAGGTATACAAATTCTTGACATATtctaagtaaatttaaataaatttaaatacaagGAATCATTTGGGCAGTGATCATTTTAGTAACTCTGTTGTCCCAAATCCTCTTTCAATTTAGCAATTACAACCATTGTCTCGCTGTTCTACTTGGGAAGATGGGTGGAATCTCCACTAACTCCAAGATAAAAGTTCACTGCTATGCATAACCTTCATGATGGTGAAGGATAATTTTTTCTAGATtgattttctctccttcccctcccttttttttcttttccttttctgtcctttccccaccccttcctttttttcttttaataaaattaagatagCTATATATGCCATGTGCCTGACTCAGAGTGGTAGTACTAATGGAGTCTGTCTTTTTGGAGGATACATGTATAATCAGATTAGGTACTATAAAATACATCAGACTGACAATTTTACTGGGTCTTCTTCTGCTTAATCAGTTTTACCTGcttttcttaataatttattcTATATTAATTTATCAAAGCAAAAGGGAGTACTTCTGGGTTGGATCAGGAGTAGGGAGTAGGGCAGGGAGGCCTTCTCATATAACCAGTGTCAGTGTTCTTTAGGAAATTCAGTATAGTTCATTACAGTGGTTAGTTACAAAATTGTAGGAGATATTCTACAAGGGGAACAGAGTAGCTTTAATCTGAGAAGCTGTGAAAAGACAGTACTAGTAGATTTACAAATGTAGGGATGAGAGTGGagccaacaacaaaaaatacaataGTACTGAATTCATAACACCCAGGGGGTGACTGACTCTTATGGAGAGTTTTTCTCTAGCTTGTGTGGTCTATCCATCTAATCTCACTGGTCCCTAAAGCTCTTGTCTAAAATCTAGAACAAATCATCTTTCTTTAACACGATgggaaaaacaaactttttgttcaGTAATCCATAGAATAGTTGATGCATGTCTGCAACAAAGTTTTCACCATCTACTTTTAATAGACATTAAGAATAATATGGTCGTTtctttcataaaatttatatgtattttttaattctcaaatttTATGTCCTACTTTCTGATTTTATGAAATGGTAATGCCAGTTGAGAGATTGTTTGTGTCTGTGGTGTTTGGGATAAAAAGTGAACAAGTCTGTCTTTTCCCCtagttacttatttttatttgtaccATTCAGTGAAAACCCGAACAGTGAAGCAGGTTTCTGAAATGCTCTTCTAGTTCATTTACTTGTTCCAGTGGTTTGAAGACTTCAGTTAACCTAAGAATAACCTGGGAACcttgttaaaaatatagattcttgATGCCACTTCTCTGAGATTCGGACATTGATATTTTATCCTTAATTTACTTTGCAAATATCCAGTTACTGGGTAAGTTGAGTCTCTTAGAAACAGAATGTGATTCATTCAATTAGTATTATCCACTTGTCGCCAGAAACTTTGGAACTTACTGAGTATTCAAAGTTTCTTGAATGAATAGGGCACATTTTGAATTTCGTGGGTTTTGTGACTAGGCCTGAGCAAATCAACTAATTATAACCTTGTTTACGTAGAATTGCAAACAATTTGCCAAGTGGAGCCCGGGCTGTTCACAAACTGGTTGGGAATTGCCTATATTCTTTTGAGTACTACCTGTTCCCACTCCAGGGCCTCATGGCAGGTGCTCAGCTCCATTCTGCTACGTTTTATTAAGCTTCGAGGTGGGTTAAAACGCTGTGTTCTAAATGAACCCGTTACAATTTTTTAACCTGCCCCATAAATCTGTCCCAGAAGTTctcattgtattattattatttgctttgaGATTGCCCTGTAAAAAAAAGCAAGGTAGTTGGTGGTTGCGCTGGAGACGGAGTGAGGCGGGCTGGTTCTTGCAGTACCCTTGCCTGCACGGAAGAATCCTGGAAGAACCCAGCGAGGACACAAGCTTTTCCCTGGCGCTGCCAGAGGGCTGAACAGCAGAGCGCTCCCCGGGGGCATTGTGTGTGAGCTGGCTGGAGATCGCAGGCCCAGGGGGGGCAGCTCCATCTGAGGAGACAAGACACGCCTCAGACCAGGCAAATTCCCGGCCTCCTCTGGCCCCAAGCCAGCAGCCGCCGCCCGcaacctcctctcctcctccgcTGTTGCCCGGGCCGCCCCGCTGGGCCCCGACCTCGCTGGCGCCTGGGAGCACAGCCCCTCGGCCCACGGCGCAGGCGGCGCGGCTGGGACGGGACCGATGTGGCGCATGCGTGGTGGCGCCACCAGGCGCGGGAGCTGCGGCGGCGGGGACGGCAGCGGGGGCAGCGGCTGGCAGGGCCGCCCGGGCCGCGTTCGtgggggtggcggcagcagcggcagcgTGGGCTGGCGAGGCCGTGCAGACGGCGCCCGACAGCAGCTGGAGGAGCGGTTCGCCGACCTGGCGGCAAGCCACCTGGAGGCCCTCCGCGCGCGGGACGAGCAGGACCGGCAGAATGCGCGGCTGCGCGAGGAGAACGCCAGGCTGCGCCTAGAGAACCGGCGGCTGAAGCGCGAGAACCGCAGCCTCTTCCGGCAGGCCTTGCGGCTCCCCGGCGAGGGCGGCGACGAGGTGTCCGCAGAGGCGGCGAGGGCGACCCCAGGCCCTGAGGAGGCCGGTACGAACCGGAGGTCAAGGGGCGACAGCCCCGAGGACGAGCCCGGCAGCCCCCGGGCCCTGAGAGCCCGGCTTGAGAAGCTGGAGGCCATGTACCGCCGGGCCCTTCTGCAGCTGCATCTCGAACAGCGGGGACCGCACCCGCGTGTGGACAAGGAGGAGGCGTCTCCGTGCAGACCCGACTCAGGCCCTCTAGCCCCATAGCTCGAGCCTCCAGGGCCCGGGCTGTAGCCCGAGGCCGCAGCCAGGGGTGGAGCCTCGCGCGGGCCCCTCCTCCTCAGCTCAGggcgccgcccccccccccccccagcgcaCAAACCCGCTCTCCCGAGCTAACTCCTGACCatggtgccctcccacctcccgtcCGCCCTGACACTTCCGGGGGTGCATGGCCTTTGGCCGCAGAAGCTGAAAAGGGCTTAGGGCGCTCTGAGTCTCCACTGGTACCCAGCACCTGCCTCTTCCCTGCTGGATTTCGTAGAGAAAGGGCTCTCACCCGAGGGGCGGGTTCTCAAATAGCAAGGAGTGGGTGCCAGTCAACAAACACCTCCTAATGCCTGAACTTTTCTGGTGGTGTGAGGACCTGTAGTTTTTGTTTCCCTCCTCTGTTTTGGTTAAggaatgaataatacattttgagttgGTTCAGTTTGTTCATTCTTCAGTCCCCTAAAGCCTCTGGCTGTTCTCTCTTATGTGGCCAACATTCtcagtatttgttttgtttttatcagtcACTGTTACTTGGATATCCTATAAAGTACCACCTTACCTTAAAAAGGTAGTATTTATAATTTAGAAAGTCTTGCCTACCCCGGCTCTACTCCCTATATGTCTAGTATATACTGATTTGTTCACCCCCCCAAACCTGGGGAATTTTTTTAACTATCTGCCTACAAGTAATTCTTTGAATTGGTAAATAAACTTAAGAATGACCTAAAGCCATCCCAGGACTATTATTTGAAGTGTTTTGAATGTTTATACGtgtttctttaagaaatacacatttatgtatatgttatatgtattttaatatctgTACTTGGTTATTCTTTGTAagctatcattttctttttgcttgatgTAActatgatcttttaaaataatctaaagtTTAGGTAGtctacattatttcattttttttttttacggacTTGACATTAAAGCACAGCTACTTTGCCAAATATTGaccatttaagaattttttaaaaattatgaattactTGTATATCAAAAACCTCAAAACAAAGTGATTTAAGTCTCAGTTGTGAttacaatgcaaaaaaaaagtaattaattttaacaaCAAATATTCTAAAGTCAGTTGGTTGTATTTGGTTAATGAGTAACACTTTTGTCTAGTAATGAAGAGGATACCATTGTACCTGATAAAACTcatggtgtaagagagtgtttAAATGGTGGAAAACACTTcagtttaagaagaaaaacaaacacaattttTGTTacagctagggaaaaaaaaaatcatgagttagatttttttatttatttgtggcaTATTCCAAAAGCTTCTTGGCATATATCACAAAACAAGTTGCCAAGGAAAAtagttctgtgatttttttcttaccctGGATGTTGAAGATATTTTGTGCATTTTGCTTAAAGGTAGTTGATAGTTGTGAacattaaaattttcccctgtgACCAAGAAATATGAGAAGAAACTTGGTGAGAAAAAGCAGATATGTGAGAAGTATTTCTATTCCCTTTACTTCATTTTCTAATGGTgaaagaattaaaacatttttaggagGCAGTAAGGAtggaagaattaagaaaaaagcgTATCGACCCTACTCCTGCTTAACTAAATTTGAGtataaattacttaatctctcttcATTTTCTGACCGTTAAAAATGAACATAGTATCTACCtcaaaagttacaaaaattttattgagatgcTATATATAAAGTACCTGCTTCAAAATAAGTGCTCTTTCAGTTTTTTATAATCCAAATTGTGAAAGTTGTAAATGGATATTTTACTGACACTTTTCCTTGCCCCTGTCTTGCTCCTATGTGACTTTATGAGTATTAGCAAATATGTCTATTTTGAGTAGGTTgacatttttctctccttataaGCCAACTGGGGTGATAAAAGCCCTATGTAATTAGGTAGTAatacaaaaagtttaaaaatatttttagttgtgGCAATTGCAAATCAAGAACTAAGCAAAATATTTAGTTTACCCTAGATTAAACACCTTCTGTAGTATAATATTTAGAGTGTTGTAGGAATGgtggaaaaaaatttatgaagtaTAATGAGGTACCAACACACAAATGAGGAATTATTGTGAACCTAAATCCTGAAAAGTCTTAATTCTGAAACCCACATGCCCCATAAAATGGGTTAAAgctaatgtatattttaattttgtttagtttCCTGGCTGGTAACTGATAAAACATCCTGTAGTAATATAAAAGATGTTTTGTTGTATCAAAATATGTACCTGTTTATGAAGCGGATAAAGCTGATTTTAGAAAAGTTTGATCTAGGCTCTGTTTAGTTTGATCTTAAACTAAAGCTACAGATTATTATACTTTATTACAGTGATGTTTTGATAACTTCAGATTTGTGCAATGAAGAGAGGACTTAAAGTTTATAGACATGAgtgaagaaaaaatgttaaattagcAAGCAGGTTCAGGGAGGAGGACTggcattttttaatcagttttactGCTGATATTCACAGAAATatactatttttatctttttacctATAAAACATTGGAATGTAAATTAAAGCAATATAAAATGAGTACTTTCGCAGGTCACAGATCAAGCTTCCCTTACTTAAACTTCTTGAACGTTCTGAATATTTGAAGACTACTTGaaagcatttttatatttaagtagtCTTAAACATTAAGTAGTCTTAGACGTAGATTTGCAAATTTATGAATGTTGCAGTTGGGGAAACTAATATGAAAGTATTTATTAACAAATTGAATTATCCATATATAATAAGTAATGATTAGCAGCATGATTTTGATTCCAGTGccaaaataccattttctgttttgATCAAAGGGACAAATTTTCACTGTGAATTTGTCAAAAAATCTTcatgagtgaatgaaaaaatttattaaaactcTGCTCAGTGATTAATTGATCAGTTATAAATTCTAATTTGTCTACTATAAAATTGCTCTCCTGATAGAAAACTTATCTATCTGATACagacaatatatacatatatttatgtgatGGAAATATAAACCAAGGAAAACACTGAGATAATATCCACATCCTACTTAATAAGGTTATTGTGGTCAAATTTCAGGTTTTAAAACTAAACTAAGATTAGTAACTCTTAATGATGGGAATTAAACTACTTTGTGTTTaatctctttttattaaaaaaatcatattcagAATCTGCTTGTCAGCATAGCCTTTGCATAATTTATTAGTAAGGAAGTCCTTTTTAAACCTAAACTTTCATTTATCTGTTAGACTTCAGAGAAGATTTAAGAAAGGACAACAGTGAGTTTGTTGGTGCTTAATTTTTGTCTGAGTGGTAAGCATTCTATTCTGAAAATTGACTTCTTGGAGAAACTTGAACAACAACTTATCTCATATCTCATAGTTAGGACTAATAAAAGTTTTCCTTGGCCTTTCATTTTTCCAGGTATCCTCACTTTATTTTTGATTCTATCGTTTTAAACTTAACAGCCTTCattgtattttaaacttaatGGATCTGACTTTAGTTATGGTGAAGACTTTGTTGCTTACAACCAAGAAACCCAACAATTCAGTgactattaaaaacaatgaagattttaaaatgtggtacataAAATTCCTGATTCAGGTGCTTCAGGACGTCAGGAAGCTCTGCTCCACATGGTCATTCAGGGTCTCTGATTCTTTTTATCATGTTTCTCTGCCTTGCCCTATGTCATTGTTTCATGTGCGTAGTAGAAGTAAGTTACTTCTGTTaaagcaggcagatagctagatatgagcagagaaaggaggacacaggCCAAATGTCAGGAATAGGACAAAAAAGGAGGGACAtggggccaaatgcaggaaaccatacgtCATATAAACCACAGGGATCcctgggcagacaaagaaaagcaagatCCTCTGGACTGATCAgcagtcacacattttggggtgacaagctACCTGGAGGCCTgcaaagaaaggtggggaaaAGGCAGTGTCTAAATGTAACCTTTCGCTCATCATGCCCTCATTACAGTAagattagccttgcagattagaagtacccatcatttACCAActccatgacacttctgatccaaactaaataaggacaaaaatccctcctccatttgggaaggtggagttgggatgataatcaggaaatatgaccccaaacccttccttccccaatgaatattccacccattcatttttacaccctatgtaaccaattTACAAAAGAAACTCAGTGCAGGGCTCAggtgagcctgcccgctctccccttcaGAGTGTActgtctatcccttaataaatcctcactttattttcttaacctccatgtcttgtctctgaattctttttgcgacaagacaagaacctaatcaccaGCAACACTCACAGATCCAGGTATTAGCatataggaaaggaaaagagaggccTGGCCACACCTGAGAAGGACATAAATTCCCTTGGCCACTTTCTTTTGGTAAAACTTCATCCCATGACCCTTTTAACTTAAAAGGAGGTTGAAAAATGTACTCAAGTTTAGAGCCTTTTGCCAgctaatatttcattattatgaaAGAGAACTCATTTTGGTGGACAACCATCTTAATGGAGGCTggtatttacttaatttttttaaaatgtctgtgttCTAGAATAgcatttttgaaattatataacttagaatagaaatataatgtgatcCATTGAAAAATATCTGACCTTTTCATTCCCCTATGTGCTATTCTTATGAGTGAAGATATTGCTTGAAATAAGCAATGAAATAAAgctattaaattttatataggaAATCTCTACAAAGTATGAGCCATCTCTGAATAGTGTATATCTCATAAAAAAATACGGCTTTAAGAGCCTATACTTGGTAAGCATTATTCTATTTCATGTGTAAATCTAAATTTATAACTTGAGTGGGGAATGttatctgttcattttctttcttatatagTAGCATTCTACAACTTTTAGAGCTGAAAGAGACCTTGGAGGGTTTCAGCCCAGCATCCTTCAGACTTTTTTTTGACAACTTAATAGCCTTTACAGGGAACTACAGACACTTCACACTTCATAACTTAGAATATGCTCATCACAATCCTAGGTAGTAGTATTCTCCCCtgtttatgaatgaggaaactgataaacaaagaaattgaaTACCTTTTCCAAggtcaaaagaaagaaatttattttttattaatattgagatataattgaaatataacatTGTACTAATTTTAGGACAAACGGATAAtgatttgatagatgtatattttgcaaaatgattatcacagtaagtttagttaacattcattatcgcagttttttttttcttgtcatgagAACTtactcagcaactttcaaatacacaatacagtattgttaactatagtcaccatgctgtacattatatccccaagacttcttcaaataattatttctgattttaataggAATGCTTCTGGTTTTCTCTATTAAGCATGGTATGATTGTTTAGTCGTTGCCAAATTCTGCATTCCTTATCATGGCTATGATTATACTTATGCattaaaaaggttttatttttcactgtatgtGTTGGAGAACAGTTTAAATAGCAGTGGAGTTTTGTGTGTCTGTAAATTTTGGTGAATTTTACATGTGGAACTCTTGAGAATAGATGGATAAATTATTTGGGAGGTGGGCAGAGTAGGTACTTTAAAGTTTTGCCTACTTATTTGATGGAAATGTATCTCTCTACAAACTTGGCCCAAGGTGACGGAAGGGGAAGATTGATATTCCTTGGTCAGGAGAGAGATTCTCCCTCTGTCTTGCAGGACACAGGAAGGAAGCATATAGCCCAGTGCCCCTGGCAGCTATCATGTAATCATAATAAAAACAGTtcagagagatgaaagaaaactTGTTTCCTGATAACATCATTTCAGCTTTGATTATCATACCTGGAATCTGTCCTCATCTAGACTTCCAGTTatgtgagaaaacacatttcctgACTGTTTAAGTCAGTTTCAGTTAGAGATTTTTCTTAACAGGAAtgaaaatggaatactatacaacaAGAAGAACAAATGTTACAATGACACACCAAAATATGGGTGTCTCACAAACACAATGTTgaagaaaagaagccagacacaaagaatgtaaaatagacaaaaagcTAATATCTGTATGTATTGAGAGCTCTTataaatcaaacaagaaaaggGCAATCATTGCAattcagaaaaaagcaaaagaacttaCAGATCTTTTATATAAGAGGAAAATTGGCTAGCCAATAAACATACGGAAAGAttttcaaattaataataatataaaattaacttaAGATGTTTTGTCTCCTGTATTCCATAACTCACATAATCGGTATTTACTTAATGgctaaaagggaagaaaacagaaatcattcTGAATATCTTTTCTAATGCTCCTTATATCTAAATAGttaacacattttataatttttgcctCAAAAGTGCCTTATAAAATTTATGTGctcaataatattttatagataCTGATAGTATTCTAAAGAATACTATACTAGGAGTCAGAAAACTCACTTGCAGGGTTTGTCATTTATTAGTTCTGTATATTAAGaatattactgaatttttttaatacatagtttttttcaaatatgaaagTGGAGTAATAGAATGTATCCAAATATGTATCATAACTAGGTTTGTTATGAGACTTAGATATTATATCTAAACTTGgattttatgctttaaaatacagtagtaccaaagtaagaaaattattatttgaaagaTTATTTCTTTATGTCTGTTGGCTTTTGTGACAAAAATAATtagctattaaaattattttagatttcttGCCTTTT
The nucleotide sequence above comes from Camelus dromedarius isolate mCamDro1 chromosome 10, mCamDro1.pat, whole genome shotgun sequence. Encoded proteins:
- the TUSC1 gene encoding tumor suppressor candidate gene 1 protein; the protein is MWRMRGGATRRGSCGGGDGSGGSGWQGRPGRVRGGGGSSGSVGWRGRADGARQQLEERFADLAASHLEALRARDEQDRQNARLREENARLRLENRRLKRENRSLFRQALRLPGEGGDEVSAEAARATPGPEEAGTNRRSRGDSPEDEPGSPRALRARLEKLEAMYRRALLQLHLEQRGPHPRVDKEEASPCRPDSGPLAP